aaacatgataaaaattacaaagagaCTAAATCCAATGATCCATAGCCTGAGAAAGACGTGTCTCCACAGCAATTCATTCAAATGGATGATGAATATGCAGCACTCAATGTAACAGCAATTGGACTCCTCACAACATGACTTCCATCAGTCCATTCAATGGATCCAAAACTCTCAGAACCATCCAACTTAGCTCTACTAAATGTGACCTCAAACGCCTGCGTCTTGTTTTCGCCACTGAACACAAGCGTGCTGGGAGaaacaccaacaccaacaccagGTGGAGCATTCACCTTAACAGTGTAAACAACATCAACCTCGCTTCCCACATTCGTAACAACCCGTCTATACTTAACCAAATCACCTTCCCCACCCAACTTCACCGCGAATGAAGGGTAATTCAAGTCACCGGGACTAGCCAACTTCCCAGTCCTCCCCACTTTCCCTTCACAAACACTTTCAACAGCAGGCTCTCTAGTGAAAACCGCAATCTGATTAGCATCATACCCAACAGAACACAAGAACGCCAAATAGTCATTAGAGTCCAAATCATAAACCAAACCAGGGTTAAGTGCCCTATTAGGATCAACATGTCCAGCACCATGAATAAACGGATTTGACTCCTTCCCACTTCCAAGATCCTTAATGTTCCCACCAGAATTATCCACATTATAAGCAGTGGTCATCAATGCAGACTTAATCGCCGCAGGTGACCACTCTGGATAAGCCTTCCTAAGCAATGCAGCAATGCCACTCGCATGAGGGCACGACATAGAAGTCCCCGAAATTATGTTAAACTCGACCCTCCTAGGATCAATGTCCAAATCCGTGGGACCCACACGCCCAGTCCACCCTGCTAAAATGTTAACACCAGGAGCAATAACATCAGGTTTCAGAATCTGCGACGTAAGATGGTTCGGTCCACGGCTAGAAAAGGAAGCAACTTGAGGAGCAGAAGGAGAACCACCAATCACAGTTCCTCTAAACTCAATCGTTGCTGTTGGGTACTGACTCAGCTTTATATACTCCTTAATCTTATCTCCTGCGGTTTGACCCACCATAGTAGCTGCTAAAAGATGCGCATCTGCAAGAAGCTCTTCACCGTTGGCTTCAGTGTTGGCCATAATCATTCCCAACCCACCAGTAAGTTTTACTGCACTACCTTTTTCAACTCTGGCATTCCCTCCTCTATCACAAACAACAATTTTTCCTTGCACTTTGGAAGATTCTAGAGACCCTATGTAACAGTACCTGCTTCCAAAAAAAGAGATATAAGGTGAGTTGATGATTAATGGAGAAGTAAAGAAGGAAAAGATTGCGAGTTTGATCCCTTCTTCTAACAAGAAAACTAATATTCTAACAAATTAACTTTcgcccataaaaaaaaaaaaatacctgctTCCACAATCTTTAGCATAAACTAATGGAAGCTTAAAATCAGGTAAGCTTTCACCGTAATACAAAGACACGCCACCGAAGACTCTTCCGTCTCCGAGAATTACGTCTGCCGGAAACTCTCTGTCGACGGTGGAAGCTCCGACGGTTAAAATCCACGGTGCTATGTTAACAGCAGTGGAAGGACCAGGTCCAGAGTTTCCGGCGGAGCACGAGACGAGAACGTTGTGTTTGGCAGCGCCGAACGCTCCCACGGCGATCGAGTCGCGGTAGTACTGAGGCGCGTAGCCGGAAGAGCCGACGGAGAGTGAGATGACGTGGACGCCGTCAGAGACGGCCTCGTCCATGGCGGCGAGGATGTCGGAGTCGAAGCAACCGAGCTTCCAGCAGATCTTGTAGGCTGCGATTCTTGCCTTCGTAGCCATTCCTCTCGCTTCGCCCCGTGCATAGTGGAAGAGGCTTGCGTTGGAGACGACGGCGCCCGCGGCGGTGGAGGCGGTGTGCGTGCCGTGGCCTTCGGTGTCGCGTGGTGACTTCGATTCCTGAGATTGGACGACGATTGGTTTAAAGGAACGAAAGACATgtgaaagtaaaaagaaatcgaaaaataaaaatgcgaaatatttgaatttaaatcaaGTATAACGTCAGaaatttaggttaattttttaaaattttcatcttaCCAAACATTATCTGAgacgatttttaaaattttttcatCTCAAATAGCATCTGAGATTCGTGCGCAGTTCGAATCTGGCAACTGACATTTCAAACAGATTAACATTTTTCGATAAAGAAAAGTACCTGAGACTCGTCGATTGGTCTTTCGAGATAGGATTCGTAGCCTTTGTAGAAGGCTTTGGCGCCgatgattttgttgttgcaCAGGGAGGAAGGGAAGTCTGGTGAGGGCTGGCAGGAGCCTTTCCATGAGGAGGGGATTGGGGAGAGATTGTGGTCGGAGAAGCTCTTGAGCTCCGGCCATATTCCGGTGTCGAGGACCCCTACGATGACGTCGTCGGCGTAGTCGGAGTTGGGCCAGAGGCCGAAGGAGTCGGCGAGGCCGAGGAAGCGCGGGGTGTGGGTGGTGTGGGGGTGGCGGATTTGGTCGGAGTGGAGGGCGAGGACGGAGGGGTGGCGGCGGAGGTGGGAGGCTTGGGATGGGGT
The Glycine max cultivar Williams 82 chromosome 16, Glycine_max_v4.0, whole genome shotgun sequence genome window above contains:
- the LOC100793990 gene encoding subtilisin-like protease SBT1.4 precursor — protein: MAFPSSSPFSLFFLLLSFFVFASSDDAPQTYIIHVAQSQKPSLFTSHTTWYSSILRSLPPSPHPATLLYTYSSAASGFSVRLTPSQASHLRRHPSVLALHSDQIRHPHTTHTPRFLGLADSFGLWPNSDYADDVIVGVLDTGIWPELKSFSDHNLSPIPSSWKGSCQPSPDFPSSLCNNKIIGAKAFYKGYESYLERPIDESQESKSPRDTEGHGTHTASTAAGAVVSNASLFHYARGEARGMATKARIAAYKICWKLGCFDSDILAAMDEAVSDGVHVISLSVGSSGYAPQYYRDSIAVGAFGAAKHNVLVSCSAGNSGPGPSTAVNIAPWILTVGASTVDREFPADVILGDGRVFGGVSLYYGESLPDFKLPLVYAKDCGSRYCYIGSLESSKVQGKIVVCDRGGNARVEKGSAVKLTGGLGMIMANTEANGEELLADAHLLAATMVGQTAGDKIKEYIKLSQYPTATIEFRGTVIGGSPSAPQVASFSSRGPNHLTSQILKPDVIAPGVNILAGWTGRVGPTDLDIDPRRVEFNIISGTSMSCPHASGIAALLRKAYPEWSPAAIKSALMTTAYNVDNSGGNIKDLGSGKESNPFIHGAGHVDPNRALNPGLVYDLDSNDYLAFLCSVGYDANQIAVFTREPAVESVCEGKVGRTGKLASPGDLNYPSFAVKLGGEGDLVKYRRVVTNVGSEVDVVYTVKVNAPPGVGVGVSPSTLVFSGENKTQAFEVTFSRAKLDGSESFGSIEWTDGSHVVRSPIAVTLSAAYSSSI